A DNA window from Christiangramia salexigens contains the following coding sequences:
- a CDS encoding DUF493 family protein has translation MSESNNKEEFYAKLKKQLQDTAMWPSEYLYKFIVPTKGGKIKEVEDIFDNTGAVIKTKQSKKGKYTSVSINVRMKNPDAVIEKYKEVADKVDGVISL, from the coding sequence ATGAGTGAATCCAATAATAAAGAAGAATTTTACGCAAAACTTAAAAAGCAATTACAGGATACGGCCATGTGGCCTTCAGAGTATCTTTATAAATTTATTGTGCCTACTAAAGGAGGGAAAATAAAAGAGGTGGAAGATATTTTTGATAATACTGGCGCTGTTATAAAGACTAAGCAATCCAAAAAGGGAAAATATACAAGTGTTTCCATCAATGTGAGAATGAAAAATCCGGATGCTGTGATCGAGAAATACAAAGAGGTTGCAGATAAGGTAGACGGCGTGATCTCGCTATAA
- a CDS encoding AAA family ATPase has translation MKTRKIVITGGPGTGKSSIIYNLEEKGQKCLHEISRQVTLEAQKEGIDQLFLEKPLLFSQKLLEGRLNQYHEAKEFESDHVFIDRGLPDVLAYMEYFNTDYPQLFHETCEEYRYDHIFILPPWQEIYTSDNERYESFEEALKISSYLYSTYRKYGYEPIEVPKLGIAERTDFILSKI, from the coding sequence GTGAAAACTAGAAAAATTGTTATAACCGGCGGTCCGGGAACCGGAAAATCTTCGATTATTTATAATCTTGAAGAAAAGGGTCAAAAATGCCTTCATGAAATATCCCGGCAGGTAACCTTAGAGGCTCAAAAAGAGGGAATTGATCAATTATTTCTTGAGAAACCGCTTCTATTCAGTCAGAAATTACTTGAAGGCAGATTAAATCAATATCACGAAGCTAAAGAATTTGAATCGGACCATGTTTTTATAGACAGAGGTTTACCCGATGTGCTGGCCTATATGGAGTATTTCAATACAGACTATCCCCAATTGTTCCATGAAACCTGTGAAGAATATCGCTACGACCACATATTTATTCTTCCTCCCTGGCAGGAGATCTATACAAGTGACAATGAACGCTACGAGAGTTTTGAAGAAGCCTTAAAAATTTCGTCTTATCTTTATTCTACCTACAGAAAATACGGCTACGAGCCAATCGAGGTTCCAAAACTTGGTATAGCAGAACGTACCGATTTTATTTTAAGCAAGATTTAG
- a CDS encoding RecQ family ATP-dependent DNA helicase, protein MQEEALNILEKFWGYRNFRPQQMEVIQSILNKKDTLTLFPTGGGKSICFQVPALMQDGICIVVSPLISLMEDQVNTLQQKNIKAMAITGGISYNDLDRNLDNCIFGNFKFLYLSPERLQQELVRERLKQMNINLLVVDEAHCISQWGHDFRPAYRNIAEIRKFLPETSIAAFTATATRDVVKDICEQLEMDEPEVHKKSFQRSNLGYQVIRTEDKYFRLLQILNSESAIIYVRSRNATQSISEFLNKNNITAAAYHGGLQKEEKSARFEKWMSNKVSVMVATNAFGMGIDKPDVRTVIHMDLPESLESYFQEAGRAGRDTKPAKAIILTNEGDIPVLKNQFLNNLPSVEDIKLVYKKLNAYFRIAFGEGENTEYDFNFADFCNQYQFNSQKTYNALQLLDRCSILRLSQNYQKKTELKILLSGSHLDHFLDDNPKYSQILRPILRTYGGIFDNLTSFNLSTICEKSGLTDQKVLSLLEDLHQREIIEFHLAKHDASIIFLVPREDSATINPVAGFINQYNTSKRKKIESVLEFVTNEEVCKQIQLLGYFGETELTTCNKCSVCLKKTDEPSKDEMNEIYLKIIKLLRPGQMDSREIISHLNYNEKTILKVLGLLCEKSILERSDNNKYKIANK, encoded by the coding sequence TTGCAGGAAGAGGCTTTAAACATATTAGAAAAATTCTGGGGCTACCGGAATTTCAGGCCTCAGCAAATGGAGGTCATCCAGTCTATCCTCAACAAGAAGGATACGCTTACCTTGTTCCCCACGGGAGGAGGTAAATCCATATGTTTCCAGGTTCCTGCTCTTATGCAGGATGGGATATGCATAGTGGTGTCTCCGCTTATCTCCCTCATGGAAGATCAGGTAAATACACTCCAGCAGAAGAACATCAAAGCGATGGCAATCACCGGAGGGATCTCTTATAATGATCTGGACCGGAATCTGGATAATTGCATTTTCGGGAATTTTAAATTTCTGTACCTATCACCGGAACGACTTCAGCAGGAACTCGTAAGAGAAAGATTGAAGCAGATGAATATCAACCTGCTTGTTGTAGACGAAGCTCACTGTATATCGCAATGGGGACATGACTTCAGGCCCGCTTACCGGAATATTGCTGAAATAAGAAAATTCTTACCGGAGACCAGTATAGCTGCATTCACAGCTACAGCAACCCGAGATGTGGTTAAAGACATCTGTGAACAGCTGGAAATGGATGAACCAGAAGTTCATAAAAAATCTTTCCAGCGCTCTAACCTGGGATATCAGGTAATAAGGACCGAGGATAAATACTTCAGATTACTGCAAATACTAAATTCCGAATCTGCTATTATCTATGTTAGAAGCCGGAACGCGACTCAGTCTATTTCAGAATTCTTGAACAAGAATAATATCACTGCCGCCGCATATCATGGAGGACTTCAGAAAGAAGAGAAATCTGCAAGGTTTGAAAAATGGATGTCAAATAAGGTAAGCGTTATGGTAGCTACTAACGCTTTTGGAATGGGGATTGACAAACCCGACGTAAGAACTGTGATCCATATGGACCTCCCGGAAAGCCTTGAAAGTTATTTCCAGGAAGCCGGAAGAGCCGGACGTGATACGAAACCGGCAAAGGCAATTATACTAACTAATGAAGGTGATATTCCGGTCTTAAAAAATCAGTTCTTAAATAATCTTCCCAGTGTGGAGGACATAAAACTGGTCTATAAAAAATTAAATGCCTATTTCAGGATAGCATTTGGAGAGGGAGAAAATACAGAATATGACTTTAATTTCGCTGATTTTTGTAACCAGTATCAATTCAATTCTCAAAAAACTTATAATGCTCTGCAATTACTGGATAGGTGCAGTATACTAAGGTTATCCCAGAACTATCAAAAAAAGACTGAATTAAAGATCCTGCTTTCAGGAAGCCATCTTGATCATTTTTTGGATGATAATCCTAAATATTCTCAAATCTTGCGGCCTATCTTAAGGACCTATGGGGGCATTTTTGATAATCTTACATCCTTCAATTTAAGTACGATCTGTGAAAAATCCGGCTTGACTGATCAGAAGGTTTTATCATTACTGGAAGATCTGCACCAAAGAGAGATTATAGAATTTCATCTCGCAAAACATGACGCAAGTATAATATTTCTGGTTCCCAGGGAAGACAGTGCAACTATAAACCCGGTTGCCGGATTTATAAATCAATACAATACTTCAAAAAGAAAAAAAATAGAATCGGTACTGGAGTTTGTGACCAATGAAGAGGTTTGTAAGCAAATTCAATTACTTGGCTATTTTGGGGAAACTGAACTTACAACCTGTAATAAGTGTTCGGTTTGTTTAAAGAAAACAGATGAGCCTTCTAAGGACGAAATGAATGAGATATATCTTAAGATCATTAAGTTGCTTAGACCTGGCCAGATGGATTCACGTGAAATTATTTCACATCTTAATTATAACGAAAAAACAATACTGAAGGTTCTTGGTTTACTTTGCGAAAAGTCTATTCTTGAGCGTTCGGATAATAATAAATACAAAATTGCCAATAAATGA
- the fmt gene encoding methionyl-tRNA formyltransferase, giving the protein MKDLRVVFMGTPDFAVKSLEAILNAGIKVVGVITAPDKPAGRGRKLNESAVKQYAVKNNLRVLQPTNLKSPEFQKELEELNPNVQVVVAFRMLPKSVWNYPELGTFNLHASLLPQYRGAAPINWAIINGEKYTGVSTFFLDEKIDTGEVILQERIEIGQSENVGSLHDRLMETGSKLVVTTLHSIANEEIKPVKQEETAELKDAPKLDRENTKIDWSAPIDEVFNLIRGLNPYPAAWCFLKNEGKEHRVKIFDVEKLEIEHDLTNGSVRLENKELRVAAKNGFIHIKEIQLPGKKRMATKALLNGFTFSEDAKML; this is encoded by the coding sequence ATGAAAGACCTGAGAGTAGTTTTCATGGGAACACCAGACTTTGCTGTAAAAAGTCTGGAAGCCATCCTGAATGCAGGAATTAAAGTTGTGGGAGTAATCACTGCTCCGGATAAACCAGCCGGAAGAGGTAGAAAATTAAATGAAAGCGCGGTTAAACAATATGCGGTAAAAAACAATCTAAGAGTATTACAGCCAACTAATCTGAAATCACCGGAATTTCAAAAAGAACTGGAAGAACTTAATCCAAATGTACAGGTAGTCGTAGCTTTTAGAATGCTTCCTAAATCGGTTTGGAATTATCCGGAATTAGGCACCTTCAATTTACATGCTTCCCTCCTTCCTCAATACCGAGGCGCAGCCCCCATCAACTGGGCTATAATTAATGGAGAAAAATATACAGGAGTATCTACCTTTTTTCTTGATGAAAAAATTGATACCGGCGAAGTAATACTTCAGGAAAGAATTGAAATAGGCCAAAGTGAGAATGTAGGTTCTTTACACGACCGGTTAATGGAGACCGGCTCAAAACTGGTTGTAACAACTTTGCACAGCATTGCCAATGAAGAAATAAAGCCGGTTAAGCAGGAGGAGACTGCAGAACTTAAAGACGCCCCTAAGTTAGACCGTGAGAATACTAAGATCGACTGGAGTGCACCAATAGATGAAGTATTCAATCTCATTCGAGGCCTTAACCCATATCCGGCTGCATGGTGTTTTTTAAAAAATGAGGGAAAGGAACATCGGGTTAAAATATTTGATGTTGAAAAGCTTGAGATAGAACATGATTTAACAAACGGAAGCGTAAGACTGGAAAATAAGGAATTACGGGTTGCGGCTAAAAATGGATTTATCCATATAAAAGAAATTCAGTTGCCAGGTAAAAAAAGAATGGCTACAAAAGCTCTGCTAAATGGATTTACCTTTAGTGAAGATGCCAAAATGCTCTAA
- a CDS encoding HU family DNA-binding protein, translating into MNKTDLIDAMAENAGISKAAAKKALESFLENVEKSLKKGDRVSLVGFGSWSVSKRAAREGRNPQTGKTIKIAAKNVVKFKAGADLQKAVN; encoded by the coding sequence ATGAACAAAACAGATTTAATCGATGCAATGGCTGAAAATGCTGGAATTTCTAAAGCAGCAGCAAAAAAAGCATTAGAGTCTTTCCTAGAGAACGTTGAAAAATCTCTTAAAAAGGGAGACCGAGTATCATTAGTAGGATTTGGATCTTGGTCTGTATCTAAAAGAGCCGCTCGTGAAGGTAGAAACCCACAAACCGGAAAAACTATAAAAATTGCTGCTAAAAATGTAGTGAAATTTAAGGCGGGAGCAGATTTGCAAAAAGCTGTGAACTAA
- a CDS encoding YqgE/AlgH family protein: MIALKPTKGHLLVAEPSIIGDVSFNRSVVLLADHSDNGSVGFILNKILDFTLKDLIPDVKGNFKVYNGGPVEQDNLYFIHKIPDLIPDSIEIANGIYWGGNFEAVMELISKNLITDKQIKFFLGYSGWDANQLEEELSSHSWIITVNDDQTELLEKPYNSFWKDKMLELGGEYMLWSNSPENPTYN; the protein is encoded by the coding sequence ATGATCGCGTTAAAACCAACCAAAGGCCATCTTTTAGTCGCAGAACCATCCATTATAGGAGATGTCTCTTTTAATCGTTCTGTAGTACTCCTTGCTGACCATTCTGATAATGGTTCGGTTGGATTTATCCTGAATAAAATTCTGGATTTCACCCTTAAGGATCTTATTCCCGATGTTAAGGGAAATTTTAAAGTATATAATGGCGGACCAGTAGAGCAGGATAATCTTTATTTTATCCATAAGATCCCGGATCTTATTCCCGATAGCATAGAGATAGCTAATGGAATTTATTGGGGTGGCAATTTTGAGGCCGTCATGGAACTCATTTCCAAAAACCTCATTACAGATAAGCAGATCAAATTTTTTCTCGGTTATTCTGGCTGGGATGCCAATCAGCTGGAAGAAGAGTTAAGCTCTCATTCCTGGATCATCACAGTTAACGATGATCAAACCGAACTATTGGAAAAACCGTATAATTCTTTCTGGAAAGATAAAATGCTGGAATTGGGAGGTGAATATATGCTCTGGTCAAACTCTCCAGAAAACCCCACCTATAATTAG
- a CDS encoding aminotransferase class IV → MINQDGKIIRDENAKLSVLNRGFAYGDSVFETIRVISGKIMFWEDHYFRLMASMRIMRMEIPSNFSPEFLEEEIKAIIEANGLENSPARIRFAVYRQHGGYYTPATREVGYVVTAEPMEDSFYVLNDDAYEIELFKDHYVNSGLLSTIKSNNRAVNVLGSIYARENSYANCLILNEKKSVVEALNGNIFLVKGKVIKTPPISDGAINGIIRKQLLNILKKTEDYTLEEASISPFELQKADELFLTNVAQGIQPISKYRKKEFKNDVAKVLLSKLNVHARLG, encoded by the coding sequence ATGATCAATCAGGACGGGAAAATAATAAGAGATGAAAATGCAAAATTATCTGTGTTAAACAGAGGTTTTGCCTACGGTGATTCAGTATTCGAAACTATTCGGGTTATTAGCGGTAAAATTATGTTCTGGGAGGATCATTATTTCCGGTTGATGGCATCTATGAGGATTATGCGAATGGAAATCCCTTCTAATTTCTCTCCAGAATTTCTAGAGGAAGAGATAAAGGCAATTATCGAAGCCAATGGTCTGGAAAATTCTCCAGCCCGAATTCGCTTCGCAGTTTATAGACAGCATGGAGGTTATTATACTCCTGCGACAAGGGAGGTAGGTTATGTTGTGACCGCAGAACCAATGGAGGATTCATTTTACGTTCTAAATGATGATGCCTATGAGATAGAGCTTTTTAAGGATCATTATGTGAACAGCGGGTTATTATCTACAATTAAATCAAATAATCGGGCGGTAAATGTTCTAGGAAGTATCTACGCACGTGAAAACTCCTACGCGAACTGTCTTATTTTAAATGAGAAAAAGAGTGTAGTGGAAGCCTTAAATGGAAATATTTTTCTTGTAAAAGGCAAGGTGATTAAAACTCCACCAATCTCTGATGGTGCCATAAATGGAATTATTCGAAAACAGTTGCTCAATATTCTTAAGAAAACTGAAGATTACACTCTGGAAGAGGCATCCATTTCACCCTTTGAGTTGCAAAAAGCAGATGAATTGTTTTTAACTAACGTAGCGCAGGGGATTCAGCCTATTAGTAAATACAGAAAGAAGGAATTTAAAAATGATGTTGCGAAAGTGCTTTTAAGCAAGCTAAACGTTCACGCAAGGTTAGGATAA